The following proteins come from a genomic window of Triticum aestivum cultivar Chinese Spring chromosome 6A, IWGSC CS RefSeq v2.1, whole genome shotgun sequence:
- the LOC123131352 gene encoding uncharacterized protein has translation MDGGGSAMEHGRTTSMSGQVGSGVERLHGSSSMRRIQSGLGSAPAPDARAGFRQAGHGDGSAPYVSRVSIDEARRRENVNPDNEDNILMGNGSAPRETAWKRACKQ, from the exons ATGGACGGTGGTGGCAGCGCCATGGAGCACGGCCGCACAACTTCGATGTCGGGGCAGGTGGGCTCGGGCGTTGAACGGCTCCACGGGAGCAGCAGCATGCGGCGCATCCAATCGGGCTTGGGCAGTGCCCCGGCGCCGGACGCACGCGCTGGTTTCCGGCAAGCTGGACATG GTGATGGAAGTGCACCCTATGTTAGTAGGGTCAGCATCGATGAAGCCAGAAGGAGGGAAAATGTCAACCCCGACAATGAAGATAACATTCTGATGGGGAATGGTTCAGCTCCAAGAGAGACAGCTTGGAAAAG GGCTTGTAAGCAATGA